The following coding sequences are from one Triticum aestivum cultivar Chinese Spring chromosome 5A, IWGSC CS RefSeq v2.1, whole genome shotgun sequence window:
- the LOC543437 gene encoding pathogenesis-related protein 1 — protein METPKLAVLLALAMAAAMVNLSQAQNSPQDYLSPHNAARAAVGVGAVSWSTKLQGFAQSYANQRINDCKLQHSGGPYGENIFWGSAGADWKAADAVKLWVDEKKDYDYGSNTCAGGKVCGHYTQVVWRASTSIGCARVVCNNNRGVFITCNYEPAGNVIGQKPY, from the coding sequence ATGGAGACGCCCAAGCTGGCCGTTTTGCTCGCCCTAGCCATGGCGGCCGCCATGGTTAACCTTTCCCAAGCCCAGAACTCGCCTCAGGACTACCTCTCGCCTCAcaacgccgcccgcgccgccgtcggCGTGGGCGCGGTGAGCTGGAGCACGAAGCTGCAGGGGTTCGCCCAGAGCTACGCCAACCAGAGGATCAACGACTGCAAGCTCCAGCACTCGGGCGGGCCCTACGGGGAGAACATCTTCTGGGGGTCGGCCGGCGCGGACTGGAAGGCGGCGGACGCGGTGAAGCTGTGGGTGgacgagaagaaggactacgacTACGGGTCCAACACCTGCGCGGGCGGGAAGGTGTGTGGGCACTACACGCAGGTGGTGTGGCGCGCGTCGACCAGCATCGGCTGCGCTCGCGTCGTCTGCAACAACAACCGCGGCGTCTTCATCACCTGCAACTACGAGCCCGCCGGGAATGTCATTGGACAGAAACCATACTAA